A genomic region of Streptosporangium lutulentum contains the following coding sequences:
- a CDS encoding MBL fold metallo-hydrolase codes for MTYTGDVQVGGPADVRELPALTIAKLAVGPFDNNAYLLRCAMTGDGLLIDAAAEADWLLALIGDRPISKIVTTHQHGDHWQALQEVAGATGATVIAHPLDAPALPVPVDLEVERGDVVTVGAVALDVIHLRGHTPGSIALHHAGHLFTGDSLFPGGVGNTNKDPERFAQLFTDVSERIFDRLPDDTWVYPGHGKDTTLGAERPSLPEWRERGW; via the coding sequence GTGACGTACACAGGTGACGTGCAGGTCGGCGGCCCCGCCGACGTGCGCGAACTGCCCGCCCTGACGATCGCCAAACTGGCGGTCGGCCCGTTCGACAACAACGCCTACCTGCTCCGATGCGCCATGACCGGCGACGGCCTGCTCATCGACGCCGCCGCCGAGGCCGACTGGCTGCTGGCGCTCATCGGCGACCGGCCGATCAGCAAGATCGTCACAACCCACCAGCACGGCGACCACTGGCAGGCCCTGCAGGAGGTCGCCGGGGCGACCGGCGCCACGGTGATCGCCCATCCGCTCGACGCCCCCGCCCTGCCGGTGCCGGTGGACCTGGAGGTCGAACGCGGCGACGTGGTCACCGTGGGCGCGGTCGCCCTGGACGTGATCCACCTGCGCGGGCACACGCCGGGCTCGATCGCCCTGCACCATGCCGGCCACCTGTTCACCGGCGACTCGCTCTTCCCCGGCGGGGTCGGCAACACCAACAAGGATCCCGAGCGGTTCGCCCAGCTCTTCACGGATGTGTCGGAGCGGATCTTCGATCGGCTTCCCGACGACACCTGGGTCTATCCGGGCCACGGCAAGGACACCACGCTCGGCGCCGAACGCCCGTCCCTGCCCGAATGGCGCGAACGCGGCTGGTGA